A single region of the Bacillus cereus genome encodes:
- a CDS encoding transcriptional regulator: MMIKIAVVGSKEFIKNLLPIAHKLEEIEIDPYIYLHPAESSELLKRLKPCDVIFFSGALPYYMAKEIREQLRIPSTYLQQDETTVASSLLSVMYHQSIQPHKISIDLVDRSFITNVFHDIGIKESPQVLDYENMLWSKDEINRVIDFHVAKYQSGAAHLALTSIHAVYDELQKIGVPSERMIDPTQSIIQGLKGAKIKAELAKSHSATVGACIISFIELQESSLEQLNVISKELRGSFKQVDEMTFILYTTRGDIESSIKTNMIARLFTNIEGAVSIGFGYGKTVNEAEQNAKIAKGFAKNNPIERCFYILTSDKKLFGPFPKEQRVQSLKNDNPELMKIAKETKLSPANLSKIIQFSQSHPSLKFTAADLSEYLQVTRRSTERLLKKLVDYGYAHICGEEMPYQQGRPRAIYELNLPMYSFQKF; encoded by the coding sequence ATGATGATAAAAATTGCAGTTGTCGGTTCAAAAGAGTTTATAAAGAATCTTTTACCTATTGCGCATAAACTAGAAGAAATAGAAATTGATCCATATATTTACCTTCATCCGGCAGAATCTTCTGAACTATTAAAGCGTTTAAAGCCTTGCGATGTCATCTTTTTCTCAGGTGCTTTACCTTATTATATGGCAAAAGAAATAAGAGAACAATTACGAATTCCAAGTACGTACTTGCAGCAAGACGAGACAACTGTCGCATCTTCACTTCTTTCTGTCATGTACCATCAAAGTATTCAGCCACATAAAATTTCAATCGATTTAGTAGACCGCTCGTTTATTACGAATGTGTTCCATGATATCGGTATAAAAGAAAGTCCACAAGTGTTGGATTATGAAAATATGCTGTGGAGTAAAGATGAAATAAATAGAGTCATTGATTTTCATGTAGCTAAATATCAATCTGGAGCAGCTCATTTAGCTTTAACTAGTATTCACGCTGTCTACGACGAACTTCAAAAAATAGGTGTTCCTTCAGAGCGTATGATAGATCCGACACAATCAATTATACAAGGGTTAAAAGGTGCAAAAATAAAAGCTGAGTTAGCAAAAAGCCATTCAGCTACTGTTGGTGCTTGTATTATATCCTTTATAGAGTTACAAGAAAGCTCGCTTGAACAATTAAATGTGATTTCGAAAGAATTACGTGGTTCATTTAAACAAGTTGACGAAATGACATTTATTTTGTATACAACTCGTGGTGATATTGAATCGAGTATAAAAACAAATATGATAGCTCGTTTATTTACGAATATAGAAGGAGCGGTATCTATTGGATTTGGTTACGGAAAAACAGTAAATGAAGCGGAACAAAATGCAAAAATCGCTAAAGGTTTCGCAAAGAATAATCCGATAGAACGCTGTTTTTATATACTAACAAGTGATAAAAAATTATTTGGTCCGTTCCCGAAAGAGCAGAGAGTACAAAGTTTGAAAAATGATAACCCTGAATTAATGAAAATAGCGAAGGAAACGAAGCTTAGTCCTGCAAACTTGTCAAAAATTATTCAATTTAGTCAATCACATCCGTCATTGAAGTTTACAGCGGCAGATCTTTCTGAATACTTACAAGTGACTCGGCGATCAACAGAAAGGTTATTAAAGAAACTAGTTGATTATGGGTATGCTCATATTTGCGGCGAGGAAATGCCCTATCAACAAGGACGTCCTCGCGCAATATATGAGCTGAATTTACCGATGTATTCGTTTCAAAAATTTTAA
- the nhaC gene encoding Na+/H+ antiporter NhaC: MKKEIPFGVAMIPVIVTVAVMMVTIVVLKQSPHVPLIIGTTVASIVAWRYGYKWNDIEEAMYKGIRLALPAIVIIILVGLTIGAWIGGGIVATMIYYGLNLLTPSLFLVSITIICSIVALAIGSSWSTMGTIGVAGMGIGLSMGIPAPMVAGAIISGSYFGDKMSPLSDTTNLAAGLTNTDLFTHIRHMLFTTIPGLIITLIVYAFLGRNFGDNNIDAKSIDQTLQVLQQNFVISPFLLIIPVVVMVLVAKKVPAIPAILVGIILGFLSQVFIQGGSVSSAVGALQNGFVIDTGNKLVDELFNRGGLDSMMNTVSMTIVAMTFGGVLEHTGILRAIVNQILKLATSAKGLIASTIASCFATNLTCSEQYISIVVPSRMYANAYTEKGLHSKNLSRALEDGGTLTSVFVPWNTCGVFILATLGVGAFEYAPYAILNFIVPIISIIYGITGLTITKLSDIEKAELLKKQKAQLEA, translated from the coding sequence ATGAAAAAAGAAATACCTTTTGGCGTAGCAATGATCCCTGTTATCGTTACAGTTGCAGTTATGATGGTTACAATTGTTGTATTAAAACAAAGCCCTCACGTCCCACTTATTATCGGTACAACCGTTGCTTCTATCGTTGCCTGGCGTTACGGTTATAAATGGAACGACATTGAAGAAGCAATGTATAAAGGAATTCGCCTCGCATTACCCGCTATCGTTATCATTATTCTTGTAGGTTTAACGATCGGTGCTTGGATTGGCGGCGGAATCGTCGCAACAATGATTTATTACGGTTTAAATCTTTTAACTCCATCACTATTTTTAGTTTCAATTACAATTATTTGTTCTATTGTTGCATTAGCTATTGGTAGCTCTTGGTCTACAATGGGGACAATTGGTGTTGCAGGAATGGGAATTGGTCTAAGTATGGGAATTCCAGCTCCAATGGTTGCCGGTGCTATAATTTCCGGTTCTTATTTCGGCGATAAAATGTCACCGCTTTCAGACACGACAAACTTAGCCGCAGGATTAACAAATACAGATTTATTCACACATATTCGTCATATGTTATTTACTACAATTCCAGGTTTAATTATTACTCTTATCGTTTATGCTTTCTTAGGAAGAAACTTCGGCGATAACAATATTGATGCAAAAAGCATCGATCAAACATTACAAGTATTGCAACAAAATTTTGTTATCTCGCCTTTCCTATTAATCATACCCGTAGTCGTTATGGTATTGGTCGCTAAAAAGGTTCCTGCTATACCAGCTATTCTCGTCGGTATTATTTTAGGATTTTTATCACAAGTCTTTATTCAAGGTGGTTCTGTCTCATCAGCTGTCGGCGCACTCCAAAATGGATTTGTCATAGACACTGGAAACAAGCTAGTAGACGAACTATTTAACCGCGGTGGCTTGGATTCGATGATGAACACAGTTTCTATGACCATTGTCGCTATGACGTTCGGCGGAGTACTAGAACATACTGGTATTCTCCGTGCAATTGTAAATCAAATTTTGAAATTAGCGACATCAGCAAAAGGACTTATCGCTTCTACTATCGCATCTTGCTTTGCAACAAACCTTACTTGCTCTGAACAATATATTTCGATTGTTGTTCCTTCAAGAATGTATGCAAATGCATACACAGAAAAAGGACTACATTCTAAAAACTTATCCAGAGCATTAGAAGATGGTGGAACATTAACTTCTGTTTTCGTACCTTGGAATACATGTGGTGTATTTATACTCGCAACACTTGGAGTTGGCGCATTCGAATATGCTCCTTATGCTATATTGAATTTCATCGTACCTATTATCTCAATCATTTACGGTATAACGGGTCTCACAATTACGAAACTATCAGACATTGAAAAAGCAGAACTACTGAAAAAACAGAAAGCTCAACTAGAAGCTTAA
- a CDS encoding M20 peptidase aminoacylase family protein yields MKTLELQERLTEIFQHLHENPEVSWKEYETTAYITNFLKEEGISYKIFDDCPGVIAEIGSGNPVIAIRADMDALWQEVDGEFKANHSCGHDAHMTIVMGLILQLKNMRWDSGTVRFIFQPAEEKGNGSLKMVEKGAVDDADFLFGVHLRPIEELPLKQAAPSIRHGAAGFLEGVIHGDDAHGARPHQGINAIDVITMINIGLKNIWLPPQTSYSVKMTRCQAGGDNLNIIPGNGHFSLDVRAENNILLNELKQKIEQVIQSAESMGSKLSYEWIDLAPGAEVSEEAERFMRKGILEVYGEEGCTGPLYTTGSDDFHYYTVKRPHLKAVMLGLGANLQPGLHHPYMKFDHSCIMDGVEILKQTVLKVLENRG; encoded by the coding sequence TTGAAAACATTAGAACTACAAGAGCGTTTAACTGAAATTTTTCAGCATTTACATGAAAACCCTGAAGTGAGTTGGAAAGAGTATGAAACGACAGCGTATATTACTAACTTTTTAAAAGAAGAAGGAATTTCATATAAAATATTTGATGATTGCCCAGGCGTGATTGCTGAAATCGGAAGCGGGAATCCAGTTATTGCGATTCGTGCCGATATGGATGCACTTTGGCAAGAAGTGGACGGAGAGTTTAAAGCGAATCATTCATGTGGTCACGATGCTCATATGACAATTGTGATGGGGCTTATTTTACAATTGAAAAATATGAGATGGGATAGCGGTACTGTTAGATTTATTTTTCAGCCGGCAGAGGAAAAAGGAAATGGTTCTTTAAAGATGGTAGAGAAGGGTGCTGTGGATGATGCGGATTTCCTATTCGGTGTTCATTTAAGGCCGATTGAAGAACTGCCTTTGAAACAAGCCGCCCCATCTATTCGTCACGGAGCAGCAGGATTTTTAGAAGGGGTGATTCACGGAGATGATGCACATGGGGCACGCCCGCATCAAGGGATAAATGCAATTGATGTCATCACGATGATTAATATTGGATTGAAAAATATATGGCTACCACCGCAGACGTCGTATTCTGTTAAGATGACGAGATGTCAAGCTGGTGGTGATAATCTAAATATTATTCCAGGTAACGGCCATTTTAGTTTAGATGTAAGAGCAGAAAATAACATATTACTAAATGAATTAAAGCAAAAAATAGAGCAAGTAATTCAGTCAGCTGAATCAATGGGATCTAAACTTTCTTATGAGTGGATTGATCTTGCACCAGGAGCTGAAGTGTCAGAAGAAGCTGAGCGCTTTATGCGTAAAGGTATTCTTGAAGTGTATGGGGAAGAGGGATGTACTGGACCATTGTATACGACAGGAAGCGATGATTTCCATTACTACACAGTGAAGAGACCACATTTAAAAGCTGTCATGCTTGGACTAGGGGCAAACCTACAACCTGGATTACACCATCCGTATATGAAGTTTGATCATTCTTGCATAATGGATGGAGTAGAAATATTGAAACAAACTGTATTGAAAGTATTAGAAAACAGGGGCTAG
- a CDS encoding SAM-dependent methyltransferase — protein MNEQYYDAVLHIKTVGEQKGFNKSMHYHRYEPTPYSGLDELLNQYEIRSSDRVVDFGCGKGRLNFYMHHKCGASAVGIEMNEEFYKEAMDNLERYARKVRNSKDKIGFECCLAQEYEIDPRDNRFYFFNPFSVQVFMNVVNNILLSVEEAEREVDIILYYPSEDYIFFLENQTAFELKREVRLPGAYEKNGNERFLVYRLEC, from the coding sequence ATGAACGAACAATATTACGATGCTGTATTACATATAAAAACTGTCGGTGAGCAAAAGGGCTTTAATAAATCTATGCATTATCACCGTTATGAACCGACGCCATATAGCGGATTAGATGAACTATTAAATCAATATGAAATAAGAAGTAGCGACCGAGTTGTAGACTTTGGATGCGGAAAAGGACGATTAAACTTTTACATGCATCATAAGTGTGGTGCTTCAGCGGTTGGAATTGAAATGAATGAAGAGTTTTATAAAGAAGCAATGGATAATCTAGAGCGCTATGCACGAAAGGTAAGAAACAGTAAGGATAAAATTGGGTTTGAATGTTGTTTAGCGCAGGAATATGAGATTGATCCACGTGATAATCGGTTTTATTTCTTCAATCCATTTTCTGTACAAGTATTTATGAACGTAGTAAATAATATTTTACTTTCGGTAGAAGAGGCGGAGAGAGAAGTCGATATTATTTTATACTATCCTTCTGAAGATTATATTTTCTTCTTAGAGAATCAGACAGCGTTTGAGCTGAAGAGGGAAGTAAGGTTGCCTGGGGCTTATGAGAAGAATGGGAATGAGAGGTTTTTAGTTTATAGATTGGAGTGTTAA
- the ahpF gene encoding alkyl hydroperoxide reductase subunit F, translating into MILDADIKTQLSQYLQLMENDILLKVSAGDDDVSKDMLALVDELATMSSKITVEKVELERTPSFSVNRPGEDTGVVFAGIPLGHEFTSLVLALLQVSGRAPKVEQKLIDQIKNIQGEYHFESYISLSCHNCPDVVQALNVMSVLNSGITHTMIDGAAFKEEVESKDIMAVPTVFLNGESFGSGRMTLEEILAKMGNGPDASELSDKDPYDVLVVGGGPAGASAAIYAARKGIRTGIVAERFGGQVMDTMGIENFISVKRTEGPKLVASLEEHVKEYDIDVMNLQRAKRLEKKELIEVELENGAILKSKSVIVSTGARWRNVGVPGEAEFKNKGVAYCPHCDGPLFIGKDVAVIGGGNSGIEAAIDLAGIVKHVTVLEFMPELKADAVLQERLNSLPNVTVLKNVQTKEITGTDKVNGISYIDRETEEVHHVELQGVFVQIGLVPNTDWLGETVERARGEIVTDKHGATNVPGVFAAGDCTNNPYKQIIISMGSGANAALGAFDYLIRN; encoded by the coding sequence ATGATACTAGATGCAGATATAAAAACACAACTATCCCAATACCTTCAGTTAATGGAGAACGATATTTTACTTAAAGTAAGCGCTGGAGACGACGACGTATCTAAAGATATGTTAGCTCTAGTAGACGAATTAGCTACTATGTCATCTAAGATTACAGTAGAAAAAGTTGAATTAGAGAGAACACCAAGCTTTAGCGTAAACCGCCCTGGTGAAGACACTGGTGTCGTATTCGCTGGTATTCCATTAGGACACGAATTTACTTCATTAGTGTTAGCTTTACTACAAGTAAGTGGACGCGCTCCAAAAGTTGAACAAAAATTAATCGATCAAATTAAAAACATTCAAGGCGAATATCATTTTGAGTCTTATATCAGCCTAAGTTGTCATAACTGTCCTGATGTTGTACAAGCTCTTAACGTAATGAGCGTTCTAAACTCTGGTATTACACATACTATGATTGATGGCGCTGCATTCAAAGAGGAAGTAGAAAGTAAAGACATCATGGCAGTACCAACAGTTTTCCTAAACGGCGAATCTTTCGGAAGCGGTCGTATGACACTTGAAGAAATTTTAGCTAAAATGGGTAACGGTCCAGATGCATCAGAGCTTTCTGATAAAGATCCATACGATGTTCTTGTTGTTGGTGGCGGCCCTGCTGGTGCAAGTGCAGCAATTTATGCAGCACGTAAAGGCATCCGCACTGGTATCGTTGCTGAGCGCTTCGGTGGTCAAGTAATGGATACTATGGGCATTGAGAACTTCATCAGCGTAAAACGCACTGAAGGACCTAAGCTAGTAGCAAGTCTTGAAGAGCACGTTAAAGAATACGACATCGATGTAATGAATCTACAACGTGCAAAACGTTTAGAGAAAAAAGAACTTATTGAAGTGGAACTTGAAAACGGCGCTATTCTGAAAAGTAAGAGCGTAATCGTTTCTACAGGTGCTCGCTGGCGTAACGTTGGCGTACCAGGTGAAGCTGAGTTCAAAAATAAAGGTGTAGCATACTGCCCACACTGTGACGGTCCATTATTCATCGGAAAAGACGTAGCAGTTATCGGCGGAGGTAACTCTGGTATTGAAGCAGCTATCGACTTAGCAGGTATTGTTAAGCACGTAACTGTTCTTGAATTCATGCCAGAATTAAAAGCTGATGCTGTATTACAAGAGCGTCTTAACAGCTTACCAAACGTAACTGTTCTGAAAAACGTTCAAACGAAAGAAATCACTGGTACTGATAAAGTAAACGGTATTTCTTACATCGATCGTGAAACTGAAGAAGTTCATCACGTTGAATTACAAGGTGTATTCGTACAAATCGGTCTTGTGCCAAACACAGACTGGTTAGGCGAAACAGTTGAACGCGCTCGCGGTGAAATCGTAACAGACAAGCACGGCGCTACAAACGTACCAGGAGTGTTTGCTGCAGGTGACTGTACAAATAATCCGTACAAACAAATCATCATCTCTATGGGTTCAGGTGCAAACGCAGCTTTAGGCGCATTTGATTACTTAATCCGTAACTAA
- the ahpC gene encoding alkyl hydroperoxide reductase subunit C: MLLIGTEVKPFKANAYHNGEFIQVTDESLKGKWSVVCFYPADFTFVCPTELEDLQNQYATLKDLGVEVYSVSTDTHFTHKAWHDSSETIGKIEYIMIGDPTRTITTNFNVLMEEEGLAARGTFIIDPDGVIQSMEINADGIGRDASILVNKIKAAQYVRNNPGEVCPAKWQEGSATLKPSLDLVGKI; the protein is encoded by the coding sequence ATGTTATTAATCGGCACAGAAGTAAAACCGTTTAAAGCTAATGCTTACCATAATGGAGAATTTATCCAAGTTACTGACGAAAGTTTAAAAGGAAAATGGAGCGTAGTTTGTTTCTACCCAGCAGACTTCACATTCGTTTGTCCAACTGAACTTGAAGACTTACAAAACCAATATGCAACTCTAAAAGATTTAGGCGTTGAAGTATACTCTGTATCTACAGACACTCACTTCACTCACAAAGCATGGCATGATAGCTCAGAAACTATCGGCAAAATCGAATACATTATGATTGGTGACCCAACTCGCACAATCACTACAAACTTCAACGTTTTAATGGAAGAAGAAGGTCTTGCTGCTCGTGGTACATTCATCATCGATCCAGACGGCGTTATCCAATCTATGGAAATCAATGCTGACGGTATCGGCCGTGACGCAAGCATCCTTGTTAACAAAATTAAAGCTGCTCAATACGTACGTAACAACCCAGGTGAAGTTTGCCCAGCTAAATGGCAAGAGGGTTCTGCAACACTTAAACCAAGCCTTGACCTTGTAGGCAAAATCTAA
- the mtnK gene encoding S-methyl-5-thioribose kinase: protein MSKFTKYFLMEAKDVIAYVQEKLPKFEHAKGLKCKEIGDGNLNYVFRVWDEQKSISVIVKQAGDTARISDEFKLSTNRIRIESDVLRLEGELASGLVPNVYLFDSVMNCCVMEDLSDHTILRTALINHQMFPRLADDLTTFMVNTLLLTSDVVMNHKEKKELVKNYINPELCEITEDLVYSEPFTNHNKRNELFQLNEGWIREHIYIDKELRMEVAKLKFSFMTNAQALLHGDLHTGSVFVKSDSTKVIDPEFAFYGPMGYDVGNVMANLIFAWVNADAVMQFGMEKDTYMNWLESTMIDVIELFKKKFLDAWDIHVTEVMAKEEGFNQVYLQFVLEDTAAVTGLELIRRIVGLAKVKDITCIENDAARARAERICLQAAKKFILQANRYKTGSSFVETLRKQMHSAQ from the coding sequence ATGTCTAAGTTCACGAAGTATTTTTTAATGGAAGCTAAAGATGTGATTGCATATGTGCAAGAGAAATTACCTAAGTTCGAACATGCAAAGGGGCTAAAGTGTAAAGAAATAGGCGATGGTAATTTAAATTATGTATTCCGCGTTTGGGATGAACAGAAGAGCATTTCTGTCATTGTAAAACAAGCTGGGGATACAGCGCGTATTTCAGATGAGTTTAAGTTGTCGACGAATCGAATTCGTATAGAATCAGATGTTTTGCGACTAGAAGGAGAGTTAGCATCAGGACTCGTGCCAAATGTATATTTGTTTGATAGTGTGATGAATTGTTGCGTGATGGAAGATTTATCAGATCACACAATATTGCGTACAGCACTCATAAATCATCAAATGTTTCCGAGGCTTGCTGATGATTTAACTACTTTTATGGTAAACACTCTTCTATTAACATCAGATGTTGTAATGAATCATAAAGAGAAGAAGGAACTCGTGAAGAATTATATAAATCCTGAGTTATGTGAGATTACAGAGGACCTCGTATATTCAGAGCCGTTTACAAATCATAATAAACGCAACGAATTGTTTCAATTAAACGAAGGATGGATTAGAGAGCATATTTATATTGATAAAGAGCTTCGTATGGAAGTAGCAAAACTTAAGTTTTCTTTTATGACGAATGCACAAGCGCTGCTTCACGGTGATTTACATACTGGTTCTGTTTTTGTAAAAAGTGATTCTACAAAGGTTATTGATCCGGAGTTTGCTTTTTATGGACCTATGGGATATGACGTTGGGAATGTAATGGCGAATTTAATATTTGCATGGGTGAATGCAGATGCAGTGATGCAATTTGGTATGGAGAAAGATACATATATGAACTGGCTAGAATCTACCATGATAGATGTAATTGAGTTATTTAAGAAGAAGTTCTTAGATGCTTGGGATATTCATGTGACAGAGGTTATGGCGAAGGAAGAAGGATTTAACCAAGTTTATTTACAATTTGTATTAGAGGATACAGCTGCAGTGACGGGTCTTGAGTTAATTCGCCGTATTGTCGGTCTAGCGAAGGTAAAGGATATTACTTGTATTGAGAATGATGCAGCGCGTGCTAGAGCGGAGCGAATTTGTCTTCAGGCAGCGAAGAAGTTTATTTTACAAGCGAATCGATATAAAACAGGTAGCAGCTTTGTAGAAACGTTAAGAAAACAAATGCATAGTGCGCAGTAA
- the mtnA gene encoding S-methyl-5-thioribose-1-phosphate isomerase — translation MAEQLIPIQWKDDALVLLDQTVLPNEVVYESFKTAEGVWDAIQVMKVRGAPAIGVSAAYGVYLGVKEVAESSAEEFIEEVKKVCAYLATSRPTAVNLFWALERMESVAKENAHLSNAQLKDRLLEEAKEIHREDEAINRQIGEHALTLFRDGMGVLTHCNAGALATTKYGTATAPMYLAKEKGWDLKIYSDETRPRLQGSTLTALELQRAGIDVTVITDNMAAMVMSQGKIDAVIVGCDRVAANGDVANKIGTLGVSILAKYYNIPFYVAAPTPTIDLKTSTGKEIPIEERDASEVINRFGQYSAPKESKVYNPAFDVTPYENVTAIITEKGIVEAPFTENLKKLF, via the coding sequence ATGGCAGAGCAATTAATACCAATTCAGTGGAAAGATGATGCTTTAGTGTTGTTGGATCAAACGGTATTGCCGAACGAAGTAGTCTATGAATCTTTTAAAACGGCTGAGGGTGTTTGGGATGCGATTCAAGTAATGAAAGTACGAGGAGCTCCGGCAATAGGGGTTTCAGCAGCCTATGGTGTGTATTTAGGGGTAAAGGAAGTTGCTGAAAGTTCGGCGGAAGAATTCATAGAAGAAGTAAAAAAGGTATGTGCATATTTAGCAACATCAAGACCGACGGCAGTAAATTTATTTTGGGCACTTGAAAGAATGGAAAGTGTAGCGAAAGAGAATGCTCACTTATCAAATGCGCAGTTGAAAGATAGATTATTAGAAGAAGCAAAAGAGATTCATAGAGAAGATGAAGCAATTAACCGTCAAATTGGAGAACACGCATTAACATTATTCCGTGATGGCATGGGAGTATTAACGCATTGTAATGCAGGGGCGTTAGCAACGACGAAGTACGGTACTGCGACAGCTCCAATGTACTTAGCGAAAGAAAAAGGATGGGACTTAAAAATCTATTCGGATGAAACACGCCCTAGATTACAAGGTTCAACGTTAACAGCATTAGAACTACAGCGAGCGGGAATCGATGTAACGGTCATTACAGATAATATGGCAGCAATGGTCATGTCACAAGGGAAAATTGATGCGGTAATAGTTGGATGTGACCGCGTAGCAGCAAACGGTGATGTAGCAAATAAAATTGGAACATTAGGCGTATCTATTTTAGCTAAATACTACAACATTCCGTTTTATGTAGCAGCACCAACGCCGACAATTGATTTGAAAACATCGACAGGAAAAGAAATTCCAATTGAAGAAAGAGATGCTTCTGAAGTGATCAATCGTTTCGGACAATATTCTGCTCCGAAAGAAAGTAAAGTATATAATCCGGCATTTGATGTTACGCCATATGAAAATGTAACAGCGATTATTACGGAAAAAGGGATTGTGGAAGCACCGTTTACGGAGAACTTAAAAAAGCTATTTTAG